The DNA sequence ACAAAATTCCTATGAATAGAAACTCTGTCAAAGTTGATTTCCCACCCATGAGAATTTTGTAAAGGTGTTCACCCAAAAATGGCTATAGCAGAGCCCTCTTTAGAATTTGGTGATTAATACATGTGTGTTTGGGGTCACTGAGGAATAAGGCTTACACACATGGCTGCAACAGAAATTTAACCCCACGGTATATGATGCTCAGGAGAATGCCCTTACAGTGCTCATGATCTGGACACAGTACTTCTGTTAGGACAACTTGAAATTGTATTTCTTAAAAGATAACCCAAACAAAAATGGTATTTTCACAGAGTATATCCAATCCTCAATGTACAGACACCTTTAACGCTTTCATCCAGGAATCTCCACTATCTGTCTCCATAATAATTGTAAAGCAAGTTCTCTATGTGGCGCTCCCAACTTTCCAGTTTTGTTTTAACTGTAGCTTCTCATTATCTCTGACCACAGAGCCATGACTATCCTTGGCTTGTTTCCCAAGCAGTCTATCCTAAAGAGAAGCTGAGATGAGGGATGGTAGATAAAAAGACTAGAAATAAGGAAAGCAAATGCCGATTTGTCTGGTCATCTATAGAGAAATTCATGGCTAAAGCCACGAAGCACAATTAACACAATCTATTGCAGAGTGTTGCACACCTAAGCAATATATTCTCTAATTACACAATTTTctttgaccacaaaaaaaaagGTTGAAGATTGCAAGGCCTTTCCTTGTAAATTGATGTCTCGGTTGTGCCCTATCCATGACCAGATTTTATTCTTTCATTCATAATGAATAAGATCATAGCTTAGAAAGGTCATTTAACCACATCTCCTAAATTCATCCACTCAGCAGAAGCAGCAGTTCAGAGATTCTGCAAATTATCGTTCAATAAAGTAGCTTTTCCAAGCACAAGGCAAGATCAAACCAAATGTCGATCTTACCTGTAGAAGTCTGTAATGTTCCACCTCTTCCTTGCTCCAGTGTAAGTAGCCCACGTCACTACGGGAGGAGACTCCATGTAGTACCTTTTGCATGTTGCCTTCACTGTCCAGCCTTTGGGAGCCATTGAACACGTGCGGACTAGCTCTGCCTGTTAAAATTATGTTCAGAAGTGCCTGAAGAGTGAAAAGGATCTAAATTACAGCTTCAGGTAACAGAATTAATACTGTATCCATCAAATGTTACAAAAGGCCAAAACAAGTATGATGCAATTTCAGTGGTTACTGTTTTACTTCAAAGTACCTGTAAAAAGGAATATGCTTCAGTTTCCAACATAGGAAGAGCACAGCTCCATTTCTGGACTCTAAACTGCCCCTGAAGCTGCTGTTGGATCAGAAAAAGGCACTAGGAATACTTGGATCCTGTCCACTTCCCTAAATCTAACAACATCTCAAAGGAAATTTagataagatttaaaaaaaattcaataaaGGAGTGTTTCAATGCTTTTCCCCTATAGTCATTGtttcaataaaagtgaaaactctCTACGGCGGCTTGAAAGGGGTGAAATAACAGGACAGAAGAACTGAACATGGATTGTCTATGGTATGCCTTTTGGAAGTTACTTTTTAATGTCATCTTTAAGAGCAGTTGAGTTGCCTCAAGAGCCACatcaaagaaatgtttatatagttTACAACAAGAAGGGCTACCATGTTGCTCTATGAAAACGAATTAAATACCAAGGGGGACTAATATCAttattacaactacagtagagtctcactaatccaagcctcgcttatccaagcctctggataatccaagccatttttgtagtcaatgtttccaatatatcgtgatattttggtgctaaattcgtaaatacagtaattacaacataacattactgcgtattgaactactttttctgtcaaatttgttgtataacatgaagttttggtgcttaatttgtaaaatcataacctaatttgatgtttaataggcttttccttgatcagtccttataatccaagatattcgcttatccaagcttctgccggcccgtttagcttggattagtgagactctactgtagctacaaTCCCACAGTTAGTGTGCCAACTTTTGAGTTCTCTAGGACTATTCCTCAGGCTAGTTGGCAAAAAGAAGGAGATGGGATTTTTGGATTCCTAAGTCTCGTCTTACCTCTCCAGTTTCATCATCTAGTCACTGTGAACTGTAATGGGCCTTTAACATGACTACATATTAATATCATGCAATTGTGGCATTGTCCATAATACATTAGGTTGACAGCAAAAATATTTAGCAAGTTAGAAACACTTGACAGATGACTAAACATAGAACCCTACTTTGATGTAATACACAGTAAAGTATAATACGTTTCTCAGCCATAGTAGGTTGCTAACTAGATATTACTAAATTACATAACTACTCTTTTCCCCCTTCAGACTATGTGGTTACATATTAAAAATGTATGTGTCAATATTTAGCGTTAAAACCAACCATTAAGCATTGAAACCAACCATGATAAAATACTTCGGCTATCATAATCCTGTCTTCTTCCTGTTTTTACTTTGCCAGAGTGTGCAAAGTGCTTCAGATTATAAAGGGAGACCTGTGTAAAGTGTTTGCATGCTGCACATCACTGAAAACTGATGGCTTCTTTAAGGGTTTTCCTATTATAATGACTGATTAATAACTGAGTAAAAGCTAAACACAGACTAAAACAGATATCACACACACAAGCCTACTTGTCGACAGATGAAGTTTCCAAGCCGGCACTGCAACAAATGAGTTGTAGTGAAGTCTAGATCTTTCTGAAGCCTATCCAAAGAAATCTCAATAAATTAAAATGGCagttaaatattaatatattacccATCCCCCttatatcattatcatcaccatcatccctGAGAGGGAGAGAATGTAGAACATCCTATCCACATATATCTTCATGGTTCCCTACAGTTGAGCTGAACTACATGTCCTATCAACTCAACCGCCAATCAATATCTTACATTTAAATTAAGTAAATTATCAACTCTAAACTAAATAATTAAATTATTCCATCTAAAGTTATgctattacattatatatttggTCAATAtgagtactgtatcttaactgttattttaaaagaaaccaaCAGAGCGGCAATTTGGCAAAAGGCAGGAGCTTATTTTGTCCTGAGAGAAACTAAAACAAGCACCAATCCCCTCTGGCACAGGTCTGCCTTTGGCTTTATCAAGGGGTTGGGTGGAAAAAGAGTAGTGCTTTTGCTTCTCTGTGGATTGGATCCACATTTCCAAAGCCCCTCCTGTTCCTGGTCACCTTCCCCACATAGTGCATGGCCCCCATTTTCCATAGTTCCCTTCTCAACCATCCAGCATTGTATTTACCTTTCAAACGTTCTTGAGAAAAGTAAACTATAAAGAAATAAGATCACTCCATGGCTTCCTTCCCATTTCATCTGGAAAAGAAGGGATGAATGTTACTTGGGGTCATGTTGGCATTCATAGTTTTCCCCTATCCTGTCTATCTCACTGTAGCTGAAGTGAAGGTATTGTACTGAATGCAAGATAGATTAATTAGCTCAAAATTGGACCCGAACAAAATATAGATCTAATTTATAATATTGTTGAAGAACAGTCAGGACGAAATGGGAAGTTTTATTGGAAACGGTGATACAGGGGAGTGCCTATGAGGATGTATTGCTTTTCTAAAATTTTTCCCCTTAATGTAATTTCCCTTCAACCTCTGACTTAAGAGTATTGCTTTGAATTAGACAATGAAAAATGATCAAGTGTGACTCTTTTACATTTGCTGTAAAATTCCTTTAGTATTTTTACTACTCCTATTCTCCAGATACctaattgtacagtagagtcttacttatccaacactcgcttatccaacgttctggattatccaacacatttttcaatacatcatgatattttggtactaaattcgtaaatacagtaattactacatagcattaccatgtattgaactactttttctgttaaatttgttgtataacatgatgttttggtgcttaatttgtaaaatcataacctaatttgatgtttaatagtctttcccttaatccttccttattattcaacatattcgcttatccaacattctgccggccagtttatgttggataagtgagactctactgtattgctaaatGTTAGCACAAGATTGAAGTTACTGTAATGTTTGAAATCTGAAGAGCAGATTTCATTCTGGGGGATGAATTCTTACTTGAGGTGGGTATTTCCCTCATTTTGCCTTCTGTAGTAAGACCTAATGATACATTGGTTTATTTACCATGAAAAGCAACAGAAATGTGTAAGGGATGATATATCCTCTAGATCCAGCAAGGTGTAGTAATTTGCACATTGAATGacatctctggagaccagggtttgaatccctgctcagtcgtAAAAGCCTACTGGGTGAACCTGGGGAGGTTACATATCCTCAGCCACAGAAAACTATAATAGGTTGACCTTAGGGTTTCCTTTCAGAAATGActtatggcacacaacaacagcgaCAACAACAAGTATTTTCCACTTACACAGTGTATATGATCATAGAGAAACTGCTGGGTTGTGTCTTTCTCAAAGAAGTCAAATAGTTGGACCTGCAAATTAAGATTAAGGATTCTATGAGCATCAAATGCTTCTCCCACCCACACACTGCTTGGATCTGATAATCCATAATCTTATTTTACTTTCTAAGTAGCATACTAGTTAGAAAAAGGGATAGACACTGATGCCAGGTGGGGAATGGAGGAAGAACTTTGCCAGATCAGACCAGCATCCTGTTTACTGCAGTAATTAACCAGGTCTGTCCAAGGGAGGCCCActgaaaggagaggaggaaaatacTCCACCCTAATTTTACACCCACCATCTGGAATTCACTGAATTATTGACCCTGGGCAGCATCCACTTGATACAACTAGCAGTCTCTGACAATCCTTGATAACCCTGCACAATATTGTTGATGCGCCAGACCCCCTTTAGAGAAAATTGACATTTGTGGCCATTGACATGTCTTGTAGTGGTGAATTTGTGGCATGCAGCTCTGCAAATATTTCTAAGATTCTTATATTTTGTTCCTTCAAGAATCAAACCAGATATTCCCTCCCTTCCAACACTTTCATGTATGTGACTTCTTTACTCACACTTTCAGTAAAGTGATCGAGTTCGAAGTCTTTGCTTGGAGTAAAATAGGTGTCACTAGTAACAAGGCAGACAGTGGCTTTCTGATATTCTCCTGCTGTCCACAGAATATCTGCCAAAGCTGCTGAAAGAGCCTTTTCTTGATCCTTTTGGCTGATTTCACATAAACTGCAAAGGCAGATAGAAAGGTTGTGATGGAAAGCACACCAACACATCAAGAAGCCAATAAATACATACTTGGTTTACATCTTTGGAATGCTATGGCTTGATGACATGACTACACTTTGGAAAGATTACTGTTTTAGATTATAGCTTCCTGAAACCCATGAGTGGTGATTCTAGGCAAAAACTACTATGGTAAACACATTAAATCAATGGGCTCACTTTGTCTTCAACTTTGGTTTAACACTATGTGTTTTGTGGAATAAGCCTTAGTGCACATACTTTCCCAAGATGGCCAGGAAAAGCAGCTCAGAAACCTTTTTTTTCGCTtctgtttatttgcattttgctaTGCTGTCTGGAGTGAAAAACAGGGGTTAACACAACTGTGGATTATTGAAAACATGACAATTTTAATCATTGTTCACCAAAGTGATTTACAGGAACTAACAATGATGCTAATCACtattccaaggtcatgtgtagCAAACCATACAGTTCAACATTTCACTGATAAAAAATAGATACAtatgaccaagcaacatcagtaTGATCACCAcagcaaaaattattaatgaggaagatcaCACAaactaggcagtggttctcaacctgtgggtccccaggtgttttggcctacaactctcagaaatcccagccagtttaccagctgttaaactggctgccgataagtttccgggcctaattcaaggtgcaggttatacctacaaagccctaaatttatttatttatttatttatttatttatattccgcccttctcaccctgaaggggactcagggcggatcacattatatacggtacatatagggcaaacattcaatgcccatatacacatagaacagagacagagacagacgtagAGGCAATTGTTCTGGACCTGGCTATCTTCGTGATCACATCTTCTCCTTTGCGAAATGGTTCAGAACCTGGCTATCTTCGCgatcgcatcttcccctatgaacccgcacgggCTCTAAGATCCGTGGGGAAAGCCAttttctcgcttccaccaccgtctcaagcacgtttggtggggacaagggagaggaccttttctgtggtggctctggaactctctttccagggagattagactggcacccaccctgtccactttCTGTAAAAACCTAATAAGTGGATGTTCCATAAAGGAAATTTGACCCCTACCATAACTACTATCAGTCCTCgcactttatccctgtccttcATCCTATAGGTTTAGCATTAAAATGACATTGCTCTTTCTGTTCTAATTTATTATTGTCCTTCATTTTGTCTACCAGTCCTATTCTGGAAGTATATTGCACAAGTTCCTTCCCCCTGAATTTCAGTACTCATTACAGTGCAGATTATTGGTTGTTGATGctgctgtttttatgttgttgtcttttgtaatttatttattgagttatgttttaatctatggttggtCCCCAGGTTggtccctgagtcccttcggggagatggaggcaggatataaaaataaatttattattatattattaagaccaaaacatctggggacccgcaggttgagaaccactgaactagaggcTGCAGCAGGTTTGATGTTTCCTGGACCAATTGAGAAAGGAAGTGGGAGGATGAGAGTGAAAcaagggcattttaaaagcagttaaaacaaTAGGAAGACAGATAATTAATCAGGAGTAGGAGGCTGGATAGTTGTAGATTCTGGGAAAGCCATTGAACTCCATATTGATTCCAGGAAAAGAGTGAAATCAGTCAATTTGTAAGGTCAAAGCTTGCTTGAGCTCATTTCAGCTTGTGCACTCTAAGCAATGTGTTAGTGTGATCACGGTGTCCTATGTAACTAAATTGGATTATTGGATTCTATATTAACTAGACAGTAAATGTTAACAaaaagaataacaataacaaaaccagCATGGACTACATTTTGGAACATTTCCTTCTACCTCAGAAATATTTTCTTACCTTTGAAGTTGTACATTTTCCTCTTGGTTTCGAACAAATAATAAGTATTTAATGATGTTCACCTGAACAGCCATCTgaactgctgctgctcctccctgAAACAAAGAACTTGTGAATTGCCCTGTGTAAATGTGGCTTCATCATGCTGCCGTCTAACTGAAGCGTGAAGGGTGATCCCCTCCAACACATACAAAGTACTAGGAATTGTGGAAAACAAATGCATCTAAAGCTGCAGGTTCTGCTTAAGTGAAAAACAGGCAACTTTTtggcttttttaaaaggaagtttgTCAAGAGTGCCAAACTTGTGATGAACAGAACTTATAGCAGTTGGGACTGGAGATACCTTACCTTAAgaacaatattattatcattatcatcatcttaaTTCCCTTTCCCCTATTTTAGGAAGGTATCTGGGAAATGAATGAAGTTATAGCACAAAACTTCTATTTTCTTGATTAAACAGAAAGGAGAATTATATGTTTTGTTCCAACGTATCTCAGAATGAAAAAGAAACCCATTTAaggaatgtaataaaatattgcaGCTGATGCTGGGAATTGATGGAAAATAATCTACAGTGACAGAAACActgcttgtttatttttttaaaaaaaactacagcaACAAATACCAGAATCTCCCAATACATTTACTTCATTGGAGGAGCCCAGACTTTACCTTATCTGTCACTAAAGCATAGGCCAAGTCTGTATGTGGATCATGGAATCTGAAATACGATCGTTTCCAGTCATAGCTGAAGACTTGAAATGTGCTTCCAAATAACATTCTTCGTAGAGCCTTCAAATGGGAAGAATagtacatatttttattttgttttaaaaagtagcGTAATGTTACATTCTCACTCGTTACACTGAGAGGTCTGACCACATTTCAGAGGTTCTATCATTTATCTAGGATTCAGTCTCTACATGGGTCACTGGGGGGCTGTAGCATTTTTGGGGGAGTATATTGCATTTATCTACCAATcagtgccagatttaccattgtgcttaggtgtgcttatTATGCACAGGGCCCGTTGgccagggagggggggggggtcatctttCTGCCCAAAAAATGttttatgatggattttgcttatgtggtgcaaatCCAAATTTGAAGGCATTTTTGGGAgagattccagacataatgatagccTCGATAATacatgggagtgtgccacaaagcaggcagtgtaggtcTACCGGGCTgacctccttcagggcccaagtaaggggcctcataatttaacctcatttgtcctaaatccggcACTGCTACTAATCCACTCCTAAGCACAAGAGCATTAATATACCAACAGATACTGCTTCCCTCATATATACACAGttggcatatcagccaaagctggtatctgggctgacatttggagagatggatcgaggagcactcccaagctgtgaacagtctttcaggggaagtgtaaacCCATCcaaaactggttgacacacctttACCATATCTTTTCTCTTCCTATATTATTCTAGCCTGCAACcatttatctttctctctctctctatcctccATTAGACCATACATTTGATTTTGAATGATTATTGCAAGTAAAGCAAGTTTTCCAAGTTATGAGAAGAAGTCTGAGATCATTTCTTTGGTTGTTTGATCTTATGTGTGTGTGGAGGCATGAGACTGACTGAAGTTCAGATTTTGCCAAGTTCATTCCCTTGCTTCTGAGATTTCCAAATAATGGATGCTCAACCTGCAACACTAATGGCAATTTTAGATCAGCAAAACAAaacgaaaaataaataaataattgcactTTTAATGTCATTGCTGTATTCAAAACCAGAGCCTATCATAATTACATTTCATGTCAGGAAATGTCATCATTGGTCTTCCATGTCATGTCTTTTAATTGTTACTCCAGAAAGCAATATTTCCTACGTCCACCACTTTTCCAGAGCTTGGGGAGACTTGTGAAGCATCTAATGACTGCAACTAGGATAGTAAtctttttaatggtttaattctGACCTGGCATTCAGTTATCTTTCTATACCACGTCTATGTTACTTTCCAAAGCATGGGAAATCTATCCTTTTTGGCAGATTTTGGGAACAGCAATTCAAAACATaacataacggcgctccatgcagtcatgccggccacatgaccttggaggtgtctacggacaatgccggctctttggcttaaaaatggagatgagtaccaaccccgagagttggtcatgactggatttaacgtcaagggaacacctttaccttacctaattcAAAACATAGCTTTTCCTAGGATCTGATTCTGTCtataactttaaaataaatatttgctaaAGTTATAAGGAGCTTAAAAATAGCAATACATTAGAACTAAGCAAGTTAAAATGTCACATTGTATCAATAGTGCTTTTGCACTATAAGAAATGTAACATTAGTTTTGTGCATTGAAGCATCATGTGCATCCTTGAAAAGCATTCAGAAGTGCAAATTCATTCCTCCCTATATT is a window from the Anolis carolinensis isolate JA03-04 chromosome 3, rAnoCar3.1.pri, whole genome shotgun sequence genome containing:
- the mindy4b gene encoding inactive ubiquitin carboxyl-terminal hydrolase MINDY-4B; amino-acid sequence: MDKETLDDPQSLKHMELEEITSKISDLDKWRKIFSFHGLEISHPTPQKCQDHKLDDEKEDAAGASQTTTALTHSRFPSNILYSIPKALIVSSNLGGQPITLEMAAALRRMLFGSTFQVFSYDWKRSYFRFHDPHTDLAYALVTDKGGAAAVQMAVQVNIIKYLLFVRNQEENVQLQSLCEISQKDQEKALSAALADILWTAGEYQKATVCLVTSDTYFTPSKDFELDHFTESVQLFDFFEKDTTQQFLYDHIHCMKWEGSHGVILFLYSLLFSRTFERLQKDLDFTTTHLLQCRLGNFICRQALLNIILTGRASPHVFNGSQRLDSEGNMQKVLHGVSSRSDVGYLHWSKEEVEHYRLLQVGSMLKTPKLPIWLCNINGSYSVLFSTNRLLLSDWKMEHLFDLYFYNGHPSKKRTVHLTIDTHSHHWEGNHCDEVSDADKRFPSVEMAIRTKWEGAAINWNGTVPFF